A single genomic interval of Rhea pennata isolate bPtePen1 chromosome 5, bPtePen1.pri, whole genome shotgun sequence harbors:
- the MLH3 gene encoding DNA mismatch repair protein Mlh3 isoform X1: MIKCLVEDVRAKLRSGVTVSSLGQCVEELVLNSIDAKATCVAIRVDLEAFKIQVVDNGSGMGREDLNKMGKRYFTSKCSSLEDLENLKFYGFRGEAVASIANMASIVEVSSKTNRTAKTFLKLFHNGQALEVCEAEVSRPSVGTTVTVCNLFHQLPVRKKYMDPVLEFERVRQKVEAISLMQPSVSLSLRNDASCSMVLQLPKTRDVYSRFCQIYGLGRSQKLREISHKSGGFELSGYISSEGHYNKNMQFLYVNRRLVLKTRLHKLIDFLLRKESVICKAKSVPASRQTSSSPGYHRCGPELHGIFVLNVTCQYSEYDVCLDPAKTLIEFHNWDVLLTCIEEGVKIFLKREHLFIEPCSEDIREFNEDNDFCLYSVPILKPSISEEKSIQDSFKKACDKIVDSYEMCNLQSKDVKRKSVTGEKASSPFESNGNLEEAEVSPDQMMAEPTDACRNNEAEMLLSNKDSTPSDFSTSGISEQVPKVANISPKVFDTDFRSSGNLHSTLGEGVRSEKIETGHCNDLQHCAENYVKDVGSQQDKVAQKSNTIHILNNDFTQWPSERLEDPTETTVGPEIVTGSSVIGMCNARTGNREATEMTNGAGREAVSSIPVKLCSTGLITHVMQNEPPHECEQTETNLVLNARSRPGPVSAKDIFGDKVNFPIRSLNVKDISSNINKEYTLPYNREALMADGNKPLENETSPDQVSERIAMPTAAGKRRCMTSNIRELTLATSSGIPQSKIMKSSGKEIAEPRSQACKKLSLSMQLGSLEKFRRYYGRVRNTLPTPLTEERECGLTFFNSQTSFDSSKNQNDSHGNLNICETPALESTDSNSSSQVLGSLEETMFSSEETLLERQALCQSKSPFTLTDYSQVSKKNVSSARSLGSLASKLSRMKSDHREVEQPGEQFQTDSSRRDNNSFSPESSNNDFLYNGCQMYKTTMQKMTRNYFNLSEGDSPQEMDSTEAESVENTLSQSPLSSTEGEYTISSSRVLSLPGKKDGSNVICTEKMLGDSSKQTLEAAKVPHMTFLSCLEFSPDSTSTGDPRNDSCFSDWLQDFDVLSGKTIYINKTTGLSTYNAPPPEEFQAACTKDITTMAVNVVSENDAEGESLQSLLSEWNNPVFVRCPEIAVDVTSSQAENLAVKIHNILYPYRFTKDMIHSMQVLQQVDNKFIACLINTRNEVDKKAGGNLLVLVDQHAAHERIRLEQLIADSYEKEAAACGKKKLLSSSISPPLEIEVTEEQRRFLRCCHKNLEDFGLELSFPETNSSLILVGKVPLCFIEREANELRRKRQPVAKSIVQEFIQEQVELVQTTGGARGTLPLTFLKVLASQACHGAIKFNDSLTLEESCQLIEALSSCQLPFQCAHGRPSMMPLADIDHLQQEKQPKPNLARLKKMAQAWHLFGKKKNLTKEVKTVNCNHQKC; the protein is encoded by the exons ATGATCAAATGTCTGGTAGAAGATGTGCGAGCCAAGCTGCGTTCTGGAGTGACAGTCAGCTCCCTGGGGCAGTGTGTTGAGGAGCTTGTCCTCAACAGCATTGATGCCAAAGCAACATGTGTAGCTATCAGGGTGGATCTGGAAGCTTTTAAGATCCAGGTGGTGGACAATGGTTCTGGGATGGGGCGAGAAGACTTAAATAAAATGGGAAAGCGGTACTTCACTAGTAAATGCAGCTCACTGGAAGACTTAGAGAACTTGAAATTCTATGGCTTTAGAGGGGAGGCTGTGGCAAGCATAGCAAACATGGCCAGCATAGTGGAAGTTTCATCTAAGACCAACAGGACGGcaaaaacttttctgaaactgtttcaTAACGGGCAAGCATTGGAAGTCTGTGAAGCTGAAGTGAGCAGACCAAGTGTTGGAACTACAGTGACTGTGTGTAATCTGTTCCATCAGTTACCAGTGAGAAAGAAGTACATGGATCCTGTCTTGGAGTTTGAGAGAGTAAGACAGAAAGTAGAGGCTATTTCACTGATGCAGCCCTCTGTTTCACTCTCTTTAAGGAATGATGCGTCTTGTTCTATGGTGCTTCAGCTCCCTAAGACACGAGATGTATATTCTCGTTTTTGTCAAATTTATGGGCTGGGCAGATCACAGAAGTTACGAGAAATAAGTCATAAGTCTGGAGGATTTGAGCTAAGTGGTTATATCAGTTCTGAAGGACATTACAATAAGAATATGCAGTTCTTATATGTGAATAGAAGACTGGTTTTAAAGACAAGACTACATAAGCTAATtgattttttattaagaaaagaaagtgttatTTGCAAGGCAAAAAGTGTCCCTGCCAGCAGACAGACTAGTTCGAGTCCTGGTTACCATCGCTGTGGCCCAGAGTTGCATGGAATCTTTGTTCTCAATGTAACTTGTCAGTACAGTGAGTACGATGTGTGTCTGGACCCTGCAAAAACTCTAATTGAGTTCCATAACTGGGATGTTCTTCTCACTTGCATTGAGGAaggagtaaaaatatttttaaaacgagaacatttatttattgaacCGTGTAGTGAAGACATCAGAGAATTTAATGAAGATAACGACTTTTGTCTGTATAGTGTCCCAATTCTGAAACCTTCAATCTCTGAGGAGAAGAGCATCCAAGATAGTTTTAAGAAAGCCTGTGATAAAATTGTGGATTCCTATGAAATGTGTAACTTGCAGTCCAAAGATGTCAAAAGGAAATCAGTGACTGGAGAAAAGGCTTCCAGTCCTTTTGAGTCAAATGGAAATTTAGAGGAAGCTGAAGTATCTCCAGATCAAATGATGGCTGAACCAACTGACGCATGTAGGAACAATGAAGCAGAGATGTTGCTGTCCAACAAAGATAGCACACCTTCTGACTTCAGTACATCAGGTATCTCAGAACAGGTGCCAAAAGTTGCTAACATTTCCCCAAAGGTGTTTGATACTGATTTCAGATCTTCAGGAAATCTCCATTCCACTCTTGGTGAAGGGGTCAgatcagaaaaaatagaaacaggCCATTGTAATGACCTGCAGCATTGTGCAGAGAATTATGTAAAAGATGTGGGAAGCCAGCAAGACAAAGTAGCGCAGAAAAGTAATACCATCCATAtcttaaataatgattttactCAGTGGCCATCTGAGAGACTAGAAGACCCTACTGAAACAACAGTAGGACCCGAAATTGTCACTGGAAGTTCAGTGATTGGAATGTGTAATGCAAGGACAGGAAATAGGGAAGCAACTGAAATGACAAATGGTGCTGGCAGAGAGGCTGTTAGTTCAATACCAGTGAAATTGTGTTCTACAGGCCTTATAACACACGTTATGCAAAATGAGCCACCACACGAATGtgaacaaacagaaacaaatctaGTGTTAAATGCACGCTCTAGACCTGGTCCTGTCAGTGCCAAGGATATTTTTGGAGACAAAGTAAATTTTCCAATTCGTTCTTTAAATGTTAAGGATATTTCCagtaatataaataaagaatacaCTCTTCCTTACAACAGAGAAGCGTTGATGGCTGATGGAAATAAGCCATTGGAAAATGAAACTTCGCCAGATCAGGTGAGTGAGAGGATAGCCATGCCTACTGCAGCTGGCAAAAGGCGTTGCATGACGTCAAACATCAGGGAATTGACATTGGCAACATCTTCTGGTATTCCTCAGAGTAAAATTAtgaaaagcagtggaaaagaaatagcTGAACCAAGATCTCAGGCCTGTAAGAAGCTGAGTTTGTCTATGCAGCTCGGTTCGTTAGAAAAATTCAGGAGATACTATGGGAGAGTCAGGAATACACTACCAACACCACTGACAGAGGAGCGTGAATGTGGTCTcacattttttaattcacaaaCTAGTTTTGACTCTTCAAAGAATCAGAATGACAGTCATGGTAACCTGAACATTTGTGAAACTCCAGCTTTGGAATCTACAGATTCTAATAGTAGTAGCCAAGTTCTTGGTTCTTTGGAAGAGACAATGTTCAGCAGTGAAGAAACATTACTGGAGAGACAAGCGCTTTGTCAAAGTAAGAGTCCTTTCACATTGACTGATTACTCTCAggtttctaaaaaaaatgtgagcagTGCAAGATCTCTGGGATCATTAGCGTCTAAACTGTCCAGAATGAAAAGTGACCACAGAGAAGTAGAACAGCCTGGTGAACAATTCCAAACAGATTCAAGTAGAAGAGATAACAACTCATTTAGTCCTGAATCttcaaataatgattttttgtATAATGGTTGTCAAATGTATAAAACTACCATGCAAAAAATGACGAGAAATTATTTCAACCTTTCTGAGGGAGATTCTCCCCAGGAAATGGACAGTACAGAAGCAGAGTCCGTGGAAAATACTTTGAGCCAGTCACCGCTCAGCAGCACGGAAGGGGAGTACACCATCTCCTCAAGCAGAGTTTTATCGTTACCTGGTAAAAAAGATGGTTCTAATGTCATCTGTACAGAGAAAATGTTAGGTGATTCCTCAAAACAGACTTTGGAAGCTGCTAAGGTTCCCCATATGACCTTCCTGAGCTGCTTGGAATTCTCTCCAGATAGCACAAGTACAGGTGATCCCAGGAATGATTCGTGTTTTTCTGACTGGCTGCAAGATTTTGATGTTTTGTCAGGTAAGACGATATACATCAATAAAACAACAGGACTGAGCACTTACAATGCTCCTCCTCCTGAAGAATTTCAAGCTGCCTGCACTAAAGATATAACAACAATGGCTGTGAATGTTGTCTCAGAGAATG ATGCTGAAGGGGAGTCTCTCCAGTCACTGCTTTCAGAATGGAATAATCCTGTTTTTGTTCGCTGCCCAGAG aTTGCTGTTGATGTGACTAGCAGTCAGGCTGAGAATCTGGCTGTGAAAATTCATAATATCTTGTATCCGTATCGTTTCACCAAAGACATGATTCATTCAATGCAG GTTCTTCAGCAAGTAGACAATAAATTTATCGCTTGTTTAATCAACACTAGGAATGAAGTGGATAAAAAGGCAG GTGGAAACCTCTTGGTTTTGGTGGATCAACATGCAGCTCATGAACGGATCCGCCTGGAGCAACTTATTGCAG ATTCCTATGAGAAGGAGGCTGCAGCATGTGGCAAGAAGAAATTATTGTCCTCCTCCATCTCGCCCCCTTTGGAGATTGAAGTAACAGAGGAACAAAGAAGATTCTTACG atGTTGCCACAAAAATTTGGAGGATTTTGGCCTTGAATTATCATTTCCTGAGACTAACAGCTCCTTGATTCTAGTGGGGAAAGTGCCACTGTGTTTTATAGAAAGAGAAGCCAATGAATTACGACGGAAGAGACAACCTGTTGCTAAAAGCATTGTGCAG GAATTTATTCAAGAACAAGTTGAG CTAGTGCAGACCACAGGAGGAGCACGAGGGACGCTGCCTCTGACGTTTCTGAAGGTGTTAGCTTCCCAAGCATGTCATG GCGCTATTAAGTTTAATGACAGTTTGACTCTGGAGGAGAGCTGTCAGCTCATTGAAGCTTTGTCATCTTGCCAGCTGCCCTTCCAGTGTGCTCATGGGAGACCTTCCATGATGCCCCTTGCAGACATAGACCATCTccagcaggaaaagcag cctaAACCTAATTTGGCTAGACTGAAGAAAATGGCACAAGCATGGCacctatttggaaaaaaaaagaaccttacCAAAGAAGTGAAAACTGTAAACTGCAACCACCAGAAGTGTTGA
- the MLH3 gene encoding DNA mismatch repair protein Mlh3 isoform X4, which yields MIKCLVEDVRAKLRSGVTVSSLGQCVEELVLNSIDAKATCVAIRVDLEAFKIQVVDNGSGMGREDLNKMGKRYFTSKCSSLEDLENLKFYGFRGEAVASIANMASIVEVSSKTNRTAKTFLKLFHNGQALEVCEAEVSRPSVGTTVTVCNLFHQLPVRKKYMDPVLEFERVRQKVEAISLMQPSVSLSLRNDASCSMVLQLPKTRDVYSRFCQIYGLGRSQKLREISHKSGGFELSGYISSEGHYNKNMQFLYVNRRLVLKTRLHKLIDFLLRKESVICKAKSVPASRQTSSSPGYHRCGPELHGIFVLNVTCQYSEYDVCLDPAKTLIEFHNWDVLLTCIEEGVKIFLKREHLFIEPCSEDIREFNEDNDFCLYSVPILKPSISEEKSIQDSFKKACDKIVDSYEMCNLQSKDVKRKSVTGEKASSPFESNGNLEEAEVSPDQMMAEPTDACRNNEAEMLLSNKDSTPSDFSTSGISEQVPKVANISPKVFDTDFRSSGNLHSTLGEGVRSEKIETGHCNDLQHCAENYVKDVGSQQDKVAQKSNTIHILNNDFTQWPSERLEDPTETTVGPEIVTGSSVIGMCNARTGNREATEMTNGAGREAVSSIPVKLCSTGLITHVMQNEPPHECEQTETNLVLNARSRPGPVSAKDIFGDKVNFPIRSLNVKDISSNINKEYTLPYNREALMADGNKPLENETSPDQVSERIAMPTAAGKRRCMTSNIRELTLATSSGIPQSKIMKSSGKEIAEPRSQACKKLSLSMQLGSLEKFRRYYGRVRNTLPTPLTEERECGLTFFNSQTSFDSSKNQNDSHGNLNICETPALESTDSNSSSQVLGSLEETMFSSEETLLERQALCQSKSPFTLTDYSQVSKKNVSSARSLGSLASKLSRMKSDHREVEQPGEQFQTDSSRRDNNSFSPESSNNDFLYNGCQMYKTTMQKMTRNYFNLSEGDSPQEMDSTEAESVENTLSQSPLSSTEGEYTISSSRVLSLPGKKDGSNVICTEKMLGDSSKQTLEAAKVPHMTFLSCLEFSPDSTSTGDPRNDSCFSDWLQDFDVLSGKTIYINKTTGLSTYNAPPPEEFQAACTKDITTMAVNVVSENDAEGESLQSLLSEWNNPVFVRCPEIAVDVTSSQAENLAVKIHNILYPYRFTKDMIHSMQVETSWFWWINMQLMNGSAWSNLLQIPMRRRLQHVARRNYCPPPSRPLWRLK from the exons ATGATCAAATGTCTGGTAGAAGATGTGCGAGCCAAGCTGCGTTCTGGAGTGACAGTCAGCTCCCTGGGGCAGTGTGTTGAGGAGCTTGTCCTCAACAGCATTGATGCCAAAGCAACATGTGTAGCTATCAGGGTGGATCTGGAAGCTTTTAAGATCCAGGTGGTGGACAATGGTTCTGGGATGGGGCGAGAAGACTTAAATAAAATGGGAAAGCGGTACTTCACTAGTAAATGCAGCTCACTGGAAGACTTAGAGAACTTGAAATTCTATGGCTTTAGAGGGGAGGCTGTGGCAAGCATAGCAAACATGGCCAGCATAGTGGAAGTTTCATCTAAGACCAACAGGACGGcaaaaacttttctgaaactgtttcaTAACGGGCAAGCATTGGAAGTCTGTGAAGCTGAAGTGAGCAGACCAAGTGTTGGAACTACAGTGACTGTGTGTAATCTGTTCCATCAGTTACCAGTGAGAAAGAAGTACATGGATCCTGTCTTGGAGTTTGAGAGAGTAAGACAGAAAGTAGAGGCTATTTCACTGATGCAGCCCTCTGTTTCACTCTCTTTAAGGAATGATGCGTCTTGTTCTATGGTGCTTCAGCTCCCTAAGACACGAGATGTATATTCTCGTTTTTGTCAAATTTATGGGCTGGGCAGATCACAGAAGTTACGAGAAATAAGTCATAAGTCTGGAGGATTTGAGCTAAGTGGTTATATCAGTTCTGAAGGACATTACAATAAGAATATGCAGTTCTTATATGTGAATAGAAGACTGGTTTTAAAGACAAGACTACATAAGCTAATtgattttttattaagaaaagaaagtgttatTTGCAAGGCAAAAAGTGTCCCTGCCAGCAGACAGACTAGTTCGAGTCCTGGTTACCATCGCTGTGGCCCAGAGTTGCATGGAATCTTTGTTCTCAATGTAACTTGTCAGTACAGTGAGTACGATGTGTGTCTGGACCCTGCAAAAACTCTAATTGAGTTCCATAACTGGGATGTTCTTCTCACTTGCATTGAGGAaggagtaaaaatatttttaaaacgagaacatttatttattgaacCGTGTAGTGAAGACATCAGAGAATTTAATGAAGATAACGACTTTTGTCTGTATAGTGTCCCAATTCTGAAACCTTCAATCTCTGAGGAGAAGAGCATCCAAGATAGTTTTAAGAAAGCCTGTGATAAAATTGTGGATTCCTATGAAATGTGTAACTTGCAGTCCAAAGATGTCAAAAGGAAATCAGTGACTGGAGAAAAGGCTTCCAGTCCTTTTGAGTCAAATGGAAATTTAGAGGAAGCTGAAGTATCTCCAGATCAAATGATGGCTGAACCAACTGACGCATGTAGGAACAATGAAGCAGAGATGTTGCTGTCCAACAAAGATAGCACACCTTCTGACTTCAGTACATCAGGTATCTCAGAACAGGTGCCAAAAGTTGCTAACATTTCCCCAAAGGTGTTTGATACTGATTTCAGATCTTCAGGAAATCTCCATTCCACTCTTGGTGAAGGGGTCAgatcagaaaaaatagaaacaggCCATTGTAATGACCTGCAGCATTGTGCAGAGAATTATGTAAAAGATGTGGGAAGCCAGCAAGACAAAGTAGCGCAGAAAAGTAATACCATCCATAtcttaaataatgattttactCAGTGGCCATCTGAGAGACTAGAAGACCCTACTGAAACAACAGTAGGACCCGAAATTGTCACTGGAAGTTCAGTGATTGGAATGTGTAATGCAAGGACAGGAAATAGGGAAGCAACTGAAATGACAAATGGTGCTGGCAGAGAGGCTGTTAGTTCAATACCAGTGAAATTGTGTTCTACAGGCCTTATAACACACGTTATGCAAAATGAGCCACCACACGAATGtgaacaaacagaaacaaatctaGTGTTAAATGCACGCTCTAGACCTGGTCCTGTCAGTGCCAAGGATATTTTTGGAGACAAAGTAAATTTTCCAATTCGTTCTTTAAATGTTAAGGATATTTCCagtaatataaataaagaatacaCTCTTCCTTACAACAGAGAAGCGTTGATGGCTGATGGAAATAAGCCATTGGAAAATGAAACTTCGCCAGATCAGGTGAGTGAGAGGATAGCCATGCCTACTGCAGCTGGCAAAAGGCGTTGCATGACGTCAAACATCAGGGAATTGACATTGGCAACATCTTCTGGTATTCCTCAGAGTAAAATTAtgaaaagcagtggaaaagaaatagcTGAACCAAGATCTCAGGCCTGTAAGAAGCTGAGTTTGTCTATGCAGCTCGGTTCGTTAGAAAAATTCAGGAGATACTATGGGAGAGTCAGGAATACACTACCAACACCACTGACAGAGGAGCGTGAATGTGGTCTcacattttttaattcacaaaCTAGTTTTGACTCTTCAAAGAATCAGAATGACAGTCATGGTAACCTGAACATTTGTGAAACTCCAGCTTTGGAATCTACAGATTCTAATAGTAGTAGCCAAGTTCTTGGTTCTTTGGAAGAGACAATGTTCAGCAGTGAAGAAACATTACTGGAGAGACAAGCGCTTTGTCAAAGTAAGAGTCCTTTCACATTGACTGATTACTCTCAggtttctaaaaaaaatgtgagcagTGCAAGATCTCTGGGATCATTAGCGTCTAAACTGTCCAGAATGAAAAGTGACCACAGAGAAGTAGAACAGCCTGGTGAACAATTCCAAACAGATTCAAGTAGAAGAGATAACAACTCATTTAGTCCTGAATCttcaaataatgattttttgtATAATGGTTGTCAAATGTATAAAACTACCATGCAAAAAATGACGAGAAATTATTTCAACCTTTCTGAGGGAGATTCTCCCCAGGAAATGGACAGTACAGAAGCAGAGTCCGTGGAAAATACTTTGAGCCAGTCACCGCTCAGCAGCACGGAAGGGGAGTACACCATCTCCTCAAGCAGAGTTTTATCGTTACCTGGTAAAAAAGATGGTTCTAATGTCATCTGTACAGAGAAAATGTTAGGTGATTCCTCAAAACAGACTTTGGAAGCTGCTAAGGTTCCCCATATGACCTTCCTGAGCTGCTTGGAATTCTCTCCAGATAGCACAAGTACAGGTGATCCCAGGAATGATTCGTGTTTTTCTGACTGGCTGCAAGATTTTGATGTTTTGTCAGGTAAGACGATATACATCAATAAAACAACAGGACTGAGCACTTACAATGCTCCTCCTCCTGAAGAATTTCAAGCTGCCTGCACTAAAGATATAACAACAATGGCTGTGAATGTTGTCTCAGAGAATG ATGCTGAAGGGGAGTCTCTCCAGTCACTGCTTTCAGAATGGAATAATCCTGTTTTTGTTCGCTGCCCAGAG aTTGCTGTTGATGTGACTAGCAGTCAGGCTGAGAATCTGGCTGTGAAAATTCATAATATCTTGTATCCGTATCGTTTCACCAAAGACATGATTCATTCAATGCAG GTGGAAACCTCTTGGTTTTGGTGGATCAACATGCAGCTCATGAACGGATCCGCCTGGAGCAACTTATTGCAG ATTCCTATGAGAAGGAGGCTGCAGCATGTGGCAAGAAGAAATTATTGTCCTCCTCCATCTCGCCCCCTTTGGAGATTGAAGTAA